A single window of Taeniopygia guttata chromosome 1, bTaeGut7.mat, whole genome shotgun sequence DNA harbors:
- the EMSY gene encoding BRCA2-interacting transcriptional repressor EMSY isoform X7 — MPVVWPTLLDLSRDECKRILRKLELEAYAGVISALRAQGDLTKEKKDLLGELSKVLSISTERHRAEVRRAVNDERLTTIAHNMSGPNSSSEWSIEGRRLVPLMPRLVPQTAFTVTANAVANAAIQHNASLPVPAETGNKEVVVCYSYTSTTSTPTSTPVPSGSVATVKSPRPASPASNVVVLPSGSTVYVKSVSCSDDDEKPRKRRRTNSSSSSPVLLKEVPKAVTPVTKTITVPVSGSPKMSNIMQSIANSLPPHMSPVKITFTKPSTQTTNTTTQKVIIVTTSPSSTFVPNILSKSHNYAAVTKLVPTSVIASTTQKQPVVITASQSSVGSSSSCSTPSCAANTIAVTAVVSSTPSVVMSTVAQGVSTSAVKVASTRLPSPKGLVGNPTQILAQFPKQHQQSPKQQLHQVQQAQQQQQQPQQQQLVPCSVAQQQPQQSQLPAGIKPTIQIKQESGVKIITQQVQPSKILPKPVTATLPSSSNSPIMVVSSNGTIMTTKLVTTPTGTQATYTRPTVSPSLGARMAGTPGAATYVKTTSGSIITVVPKSLATLGGKIISSNIVSGTTTKITTIPMTSKPNVIVVQKTTGKGTTIQGLPGKNVVTTLLNAGGEKTIQAVPAGAKPAIITATRPITKMIVTQPKGIGSTVQPATKIIPTKIVYGQQGKTQVLIKPKPVTFQATVVSEQTRQLVTETLQQASRVAETGNSSLPEVKEEPQTYTDSSSSSTESSQSSQDSQPVVHVIASRSQDWSEHEIPVDTNPTIIYQDVSSESQSATSTIKALLELQQTTVKEKLESKPRQPTIDLSQMAVPIQMTQEKRHSPESPSIAVVESELVTEYITTVSHRSQPHQSSQPQRTLLQHVAQSQTATQTSVVVKSIPASSTGAITHIMQQALSSHTAFTKHSEQLGTEEGEVEEMDTLDPQTGLFYRSALTQSQAQKQQKLSQPQLEQTQLQVKTLQCFQTKQKQTIHLQADQIQHKLPQMPQLSIRHQKLTPLQQEQAQTKPDAQHPPHHMMAKERQLPTLVAQPQQTVVQVLAVKTTQQLPKLQQAPTAQKIYVQPQPPQSQMQLPASSEKQPASQASTETSVADILRVSMVEAHIDANIEHTIVDSPNKATSTNKPASEAESSPCTQGLRVAAVGMMAPSIPQQQTHTESSSSPPAVGPTLTERKLDAQGIPTTNQFIHIQHISQKKAEESSSEIVVQTIPHYPIPCHSSSNVVVEPSGLLELNNFTSQRLDDEETAMEQDVDSSTEDGTEPSPSQSSVEQS, encoded by the exons ATGCCTGTGGTGTGGCCTACTCTTCTGGACCTCAGCAGGGATGAGTGCAAGAGGATCCTTCGCAAACTGG AACTGGAGGCCTATGCAGGTGTCATCAGTGCCTTACGTGCACAGGGAGACCTtacaaaagagaagaaggatCTTCTTGGAGAACTCTCTAAAGTGCTTAG TATTTCAACAGAGCGACATCGTGCTGAAGTTCGGAGAGCAGTAAATGATGAACGACTAACAACGATTGCACACAA TATGTCTGGGCCCAACAGCTCTTCCGAGTGGTCCATAGAAGGGCGTCGACTGGTGCCGCTGATGCCACGGCTTGTTCCACAAACAGCTTTCACTGTGACCGCGAATGCTGTTGCCAATGCAGCCATTCAGCACAACGCCTCTCTTCCAGTTCCTGCAGAAACTGGAAACAAAGAAG tGGTGGTTTGCTATTCCTACACAAGTACCACTTCAACCCCAACATCTACCCCTGTTCCAAGTGGCAGTGTAGCAACAGTGAAGTCCCCCAGACCTGCCAGTCCGGCCTCCAATGTAGTCGTCTTGCCAAGTGGAAGTACTGTTTACGTCAAAA GTGTCAGCTGCTCAGATGACGATGAAAAGCCCCGCAAAAGACGGCGAACAAATTCTTCTAGTTCTTCCCCTGTTCTCCTGAAAGAAGTCCCGAAGGCAGTGACTCCTGTCACTAAAACTATCACAGTGCCTGTAAGTGGGAGCCCCAAAATGAGTAATATAATGCAGAGCATTGCCAACTCCTTACCACCACACATGTCGCCTGTGAAAATAACCTTCACTAAGCCCTCAACACAGACAACAAACACCACAACACAGAAG gtcaTAATAGTAACCACCTCTCCAAGCTCAACTTTTGTACCCAACATCCTTTCCAAGTCCCACAACTATGCAGCAGTTACAAAACTTGTCCCAACATCAGTCATTGCCTCAACTACTCAAAAGCAGCCTGTGGTTATCACTGCTTCCCAGTcctctgtgggcagcagcagcagctgctccactCCCTCCTGCGCTGCAAATACCATTGCTGTGACTGCTGTAGTGTCATCCACACCGTCAGTGGTTATGTCAACAGTAGCACAAG GTGTATCTACATCAGCAGTTAAAGTTGCCTCTACCAGACTACCTTCCCCAAAAGGTTTGGTTGGGAATCCAACTCAGATCTTAGCACAGTTTCCCAAACAGCATCAGCAATCtcccaagcagcagctgcaccaAGTCCAACAGgcccaacagcagcagcagcagccgcagcagcagcagctggtgccGTGTTCTgtagcccagcagcagccacagcagtcTCAGCTGCCAGCTGGCATCAAGCCCACCATTCAGATCAAACAGGAATCAG GTGTTAAAATAATCACTCAACAGGTGCAGCCCAGTAAAATCCTTCCCAAACCAGTTACAGCGACCTTGCCCAGCAGTAGCAATTCACCCATTATGGTGGTTAGCAGTAATGGGACTATCATGACAACTAAACTGGTCACTACTCCCACTG GAACTCAAGCAACTTATACACGGCCAACGGTGAGCCCCTCTCTGGGAGCTCGGATGGCTGGAACTCCAGGGGCTGCTACTTATGTGAAAACTACAAGTGGTAGCATCATTACCGTAGTACCAAAATCACTGGCTACTCTAGGAGGAAAGATCATCAGCAGTAATATTGTTTCTG GAACTACAACCAAAATCACTACAATTCCAATGACATCTAAACCCAATGTGATTGTTGTGCAAAAAACTACTGGAAAAGGAACTACAATTCAAGGGCTTCCAGGCAAAAATGTTGTCACAACACTGTTGAATGCTGGG GGGGAGAAAACTAttcaggcagtgccagcaggagcaaAACCTGCTATCATCACTGCCACAAGACCCATCACAAAAATGATTGTTACACAGCCAAAAGGAATAGGGTCCACGGTCCAGCCAGCCACCAAAATCATCCCAACTAAAATTGTTTATGGTCAACAAGGGAAAACACAG GTCCTCATAAAACCAAAGCCAGTGACATTTCAAGCAACAGTTGTGAGTGAACAAACCAGACAGCTGGTGACTGAAACATTACAGCAGGCTTCAAGGGTAGCAGAGACAGGAAACTCATCTCTCCCAGAAGTGAAAGAAGAACCACAAACCTACACTGACAGTAGTTCTTCTTCTACAGAGtcttcccagagctctcaag ATTCTCAGCCTGTAGTCCATGTGATTGCTTCAAGAAGTCAAGATTGGTCAGAACATGAAATTCCTGTGGACACAAACCCTACAATAATTTACCAGGACGTATCCAGTGAATCTCAGTCAGCCACTTCCACAATAAAAGCTTTGCTGGAACTTCAGCAGACAACAG TGAAGGAAAAGTTGGAGTCAAAGCCAAGGCAGCCTACCATTGACTTGAGCCAAATGGCTGTTCCAATCCAGATGACTCAAGAAAAGAGGCATTCTCCAGAAAGTCCTTCAATTGCTGTTGTAGAGTCAGAACTAGTGACTGAATATATCACAACTG TCAGTCATCGGTCCCAGCCCCACCAGTCATCTCAGCCCCAGAGGACTCTGCTGCAGCACGTGGCTCAGTCACAGACAGCAACGCAGACTTCTGTTGTGGTGAAATCTATTCCTGCATCCTCCACTGGCGCCATTACCCATATCATGCAGCAG GCCTTAAGCAGTCACACTGCATTTACCAAACACAGTGAACAACTTGGAACTGAGGAAGGAGAAGTGGAAGAGATGGACACCTTAGATCCTCAGACTGGCCTGTTTTACAGATCTGCCCTGACACAATCGCAggcacaaaagcagcaaaaactGAGTCAGCCACAGCTGGAACAGACTCAACTGCAAGTGAAAACTCTGCAGTGTTTCCAGACTAAGCAGAAGCAGACAATCCACCTGCAGGCTGATCAAATCCAGCACAAACTCCCACAAATGCCCCAACTTTCCATAAGGCATCAAAAGCTAACCCCCCTGCAGCAAGAGCAAGCACAGACCAAACCAGATGCACAGCACCCCCCACATCATATGATGGCCAAAGAAAGGCAACTCCCTACCTTagtggcacagccacagcaaactGTAGTACAGGTGCTTGCAGTAAAAACCACGCAGCAGCTGCCCAAACTGCAACAGGCACCAACGGCACAAAAAATCTACGTGCAACCCCAGCCCCCCCAGAGTCAAATGCAGCTACCTGCCTCTTCAGAGAAACAGCCAGCAAGCCAG GCATCTACGGAGACATCAGTAGCAGATATATTGAGAGTGTCTATGGTGGAAGCTCACATTGATGCAAACATAGAACATACCATAGTGGATTCCCCAAACAAGGCCACGTCCACTAATAAACCTGCTAGTGAAGCAGAGTCGTCACCTTGTACCCAGGGCCTGAGGGTGGCTGCAGTAGGGATGATGGCACCTTCCATCCCCCAGCAACAGACACATACAGAATCCAGCTCAAGTCCTCCTGCTGTTGGTCCTACTTTAACAGAGAGGAAACTCGATGCACAAGGAATACCTACAACAAACCAGTTTATACACATTCAGCATATATCACAAAAGAAAGCTGAAGAGAGCTCATCAGAAATTGTTGTCCAG
- the EMSY gene encoding BRCA2-interacting transcriptional repressor EMSY isoform X13, whose protein sequence is MSGPNSSSEWSIEGRRLVPLMPRLVPQTAFTVTANAVANAAIQHNASLPVPAETGNKEVVVCYSYTSTTSTPTSTPVPSGSVATVKSPRPASPASNVVVLPSGSTVYVKSVSCSDDDEKPRKRRRTNSSSSSPVLLKEVPKAVTPVTKTITVPVSGSPKMSNIMQSIANSLPPHMSPVKITFTKPSTQTTNTTTQKVIIVTTSPSSTFVPNILSKSHNYAAVTKLVPTSVIASTTQKQPVVITASQSSVGSSSSCSTPSCAANTIAVTAVVSSTPSVVMSTVAQGVSTSAVKVASTRLPSPKGLVGNPTQILAQFPKQHQQSPKQQLHQVQQAQQQQQQPQQQQLVPCSVAQQQPQQSQLPAGIKPTIQIKQESGVKIITQQVQPSKILPKPVTATLPSSSNSPIMVVSSNGTIMTTKLVTTPTGTQATYTRPTVSPSLGARMAGTPGAATYVKTTSGSIITVVPKSLATLGGKIISSNIVSGRHMSTVVTGTTTKITTIPMTSKPNVIVVQKTTGKGTTIQGLPGKNVVTTLLNAGGEKTIQAVPAGAKPAIITATRPITKMIVTQPKGIGSTVQPATKIIPTKIVYGQQGKTQVLIKPKPVTFQATVVSEQTRQLVTETLQQASRVAETGNSSLPEVKEEPQTYTDSSSSSTESSQSSQDSQPVVHVIASRSQDWSEHEIPVDTNPTIIYQDVSSESQSATSTIKALLELQQTTAVKEKLESKPRQPTIDLSQMAVPIQMTQEKRHSPESPSIAVVESELVTEYITTDSGRQHCIGSHSEEYLHNHIVSHRSQPHQSSQPQRTLLQHVAQSQTATQTSVVVKSIPASSTGAITHIMQQALSSHTAFTKHSEQLGTEEGEVEEMDTLDPQTGLFYRSALTQSQAQKQQKLSQPQLEQTQLQVKTLQCFQTKQKQTIHLQADQIQHKLPQMPQLSIRHQKLTPLQQEQAQTKPDAQHPPHHMMAKERQLPTLVAQPQQTVVQVLAVKTTQQLPKLQQAPTAQKIYVQPQPPQSQMQLPASSEKQPASQASTETSVADILRVSMVEAHIDANIEHTIVDSPNKATSTNKPASEAESSPCTQGLRVAAVGMMAPSIPQQQTHTESSSSPPAVGPTLTERKLDAQGIPTTNQFIHIQHISQKKAEESSSEIVVQTIPHYPIPCHSSSNVVVEPSGLLELNNFTSQRLDDEETAMEQDVDSSTEDGTEPSPSQSSVEQS, encoded by the exons ATGTCTGGGCCCAACAGCTCTTCCGAGTGGTCCATAGAAGGGCGTCGACTGGTGCCGCTGATGCCACGGCTTGTTCCACAAACAGCTTTCACTGTGACCGCGAATGCTGTTGCCAATGCAGCCATTCAGCACAACGCCTCTCTTCCAGTTCCTGCAGAAACTGGAAACAAAGAAG tGGTGGTTTGCTATTCCTACACAAGTACCACTTCAACCCCAACATCTACCCCTGTTCCAAGTGGCAGTGTAGCAACAGTGAAGTCCCCCAGACCTGCCAGTCCGGCCTCCAATGTAGTCGTCTTGCCAAGTGGAAGTACTGTTTACGTCAAAA GTGTCAGCTGCTCAGATGACGATGAAAAGCCCCGCAAAAGACGGCGAACAAATTCTTCTAGTTCTTCCCCTGTTCTCCTGAAAGAAGTCCCGAAGGCAGTGACTCCTGTCACTAAAACTATCACAGTGCCTGTAAGTGGGAGCCCCAAAATGAGTAATATAATGCAGAGCATTGCCAACTCCTTACCACCACACATGTCGCCTGTGAAAATAACCTTCACTAAGCCCTCAACACAGACAACAAACACCACAACACAGAAG gtcaTAATAGTAACCACCTCTCCAAGCTCAACTTTTGTACCCAACATCCTTTCCAAGTCCCACAACTATGCAGCAGTTACAAAACTTGTCCCAACATCAGTCATTGCCTCAACTACTCAAAAGCAGCCTGTGGTTATCACTGCTTCCCAGTcctctgtgggcagcagcagcagctgctccactCCCTCCTGCGCTGCAAATACCATTGCTGTGACTGCTGTAGTGTCATCCACACCGTCAGTGGTTATGTCAACAGTAGCACAAG GTGTATCTACATCAGCAGTTAAAGTTGCCTCTACCAGACTACCTTCCCCAAAAGGTTTGGTTGGGAATCCAACTCAGATCTTAGCACAGTTTCCCAAACAGCATCAGCAATCtcccaagcagcagctgcaccaAGTCCAACAGgcccaacagcagcagcagcagccgcagcagcagcagctggtgccGTGTTCTgtagcccagcagcagccacagcagtcTCAGCTGCCAGCTGGCATCAAGCCCACCATTCAGATCAAACAGGAATCAG GTGTTAAAATAATCACTCAACAGGTGCAGCCCAGTAAAATCCTTCCCAAACCAGTTACAGCGACCTTGCCCAGCAGTAGCAATTCACCCATTATGGTGGTTAGCAGTAATGGGACTATCATGACAACTAAACTGGTCACTACTCCCACTG GAACTCAAGCAACTTATACACGGCCAACGGTGAGCCCCTCTCTGGGAGCTCGGATGGCTGGAACTCCAGGGGCTGCTACTTATGTGAAAACTACAAGTGGTAGCATCATTACCGTAGTACCAAAATCACTGGCTACTCTAGGAGGAAAGATCATCAGCAGTAATATTGTTTCTGGTAGGCATATGAGTACTGTTGTTACTG GAACTACAACCAAAATCACTACAATTCCAATGACATCTAAACCCAATGTGATTGTTGTGCAAAAAACTACTGGAAAAGGAACTACAATTCAAGGGCTTCCAGGCAAAAATGTTGTCACAACACTGTTGAATGCTGGG GGGGAGAAAACTAttcaggcagtgccagcaggagcaaAACCTGCTATCATCACTGCCACAAGACCCATCACAAAAATGATTGTTACACAGCCAAAAGGAATAGGGTCCACGGTCCAGCCAGCCACCAAAATCATCCCAACTAAAATTGTTTATGGTCAACAAGGGAAAACACAG GTCCTCATAAAACCAAAGCCAGTGACATTTCAAGCAACAGTTGTGAGTGAACAAACCAGACAGCTGGTGACTGAAACATTACAGCAGGCTTCAAGGGTAGCAGAGACAGGAAACTCATCTCTCCCAGAAGTGAAAGAAGAACCACAAACCTACACTGACAGTAGTTCTTCTTCTACAGAGtcttcccagagctctcaag ATTCTCAGCCTGTAGTCCATGTGATTGCTTCAAGAAGTCAAGATTGGTCAGAACATGAAATTCCTGTGGACACAAACCCTACAATAATTTACCAGGACGTATCCAGTGAATCTCAGTCAGCCACTTCCACAATAAAAGCTTTGCTGGAACTTCAGCAGACAACAG CAGTGAAGGAAAAGTTGGAGTCAAAGCCAAGGCAGCCTACCATTGACTTGAGCCAAATGGCTGTTCCAATCCAGATGACTCAAGAAAAGAGGCATTCTCCAGAAAGTCCTTCAATTGCTGTTGTAGAGTCAGAACTAGTGACTGAATATATCACAACTG ACTCAGGAAGACAACACTGTATTGGTTCACATTCGGAAGAATATCTACACAACCATATAG TCAGTCATCGGTCCCAGCCCCACCAGTCATCTCAGCCCCAGAGGACTCTGCTGCAGCACGTGGCTCAGTCACAGACAGCAACGCAGACTTCTGTTGTGGTGAAATCTATTCCTGCATCCTCCACTGGCGCCATTACCCATATCATGCAGCAG GCCTTAAGCAGTCACACTGCATTTACCAAACACAGTGAACAACTTGGAACTGAGGAAGGAGAAGTGGAAGAGATGGACACCTTAGATCCTCAGACTGGCCTGTTTTACAGATCTGCCCTGACACAATCGCAggcacaaaagcagcaaaaactGAGTCAGCCACAGCTGGAACAGACTCAACTGCAAGTGAAAACTCTGCAGTGTTTCCAGACTAAGCAGAAGCAGACAATCCACCTGCAGGCTGATCAAATCCAGCACAAACTCCCACAAATGCCCCAACTTTCCATAAGGCATCAAAAGCTAACCCCCCTGCAGCAAGAGCAAGCACAGACCAAACCAGATGCACAGCACCCCCCACATCATATGATGGCCAAAGAAAGGCAACTCCCTACCTTagtggcacagccacagcaaactGTAGTACAGGTGCTTGCAGTAAAAACCACGCAGCAGCTGCCCAAACTGCAACAGGCACCAACGGCACAAAAAATCTACGTGCAACCCCAGCCCCCCCAGAGTCAAATGCAGCTACCTGCCTCTTCAGAGAAACAGCCAGCAAGCCAG GCATCTACGGAGACATCAGTAGCAGATATATTGAGAGTGTCTATGGTGGAAGCTCACATTGATGCAAACATAGAACATACCATAGTGGATTCCCCAAACAAGGCCACGTCCACTAATAAACCTGCTAGTGAAGCAGAGTCGTCACCTTGTACCCAGGGCCTGAGGGTGGCTGCAGTAGGGATGATGGCACCTTCCATCCCCCAGCAACAGACACATACAGAATCCAGCTCAAGTCCTCCTGCTGTTGGTCCTACTTTAACAGAGAGGAAACTCGATGCACAAGGAATACCTACAACAAACCAGTTTATACACATTCAGCATATATCACAAAAGAAAGCTGAAGAGAGCTCATCAGAAATTGTTGTCCAG
- the EMSY gene encoding BRCA2-interacting transcriptional repressor EMSY isoform X4, whose translation MPVVWPTLLDLSRDECKRILRKLELEAYAGVISALRAQGDLTKEKKDLLGELSKVLSISTERHRAEVRRAVNDERLTTIAHNMSGPNSSSEWSIEGRRLVPLMPRLVPQTAFTVTANAVANAAIQHNASLPVPAETGNKEVVVCYSYTSTTSTPTSTPVPSGSVATVKSPRPASPASNVVVLPSGSTVYVKSVSCSDDDEKPRKRRRTNSSSSSPVLLKEVPKAVTPVTKTITVPVSGSPKMSNIMQSIANSLPPHMSPVKITFTKPSTQTTNTTTQKVIIVTTSPSSTFVPNILSKSHNYAAVTKLVPTSVIASTTQKQPVVITASQSSVGSSSSCSTPSCAANTIAVTAVVSSTPSVVMSTVAQGVSTSAVKVASTRLPSPKGLVGNPTQILAQFPKQHQQSPKQQLHQVQQAQQQQQQPQQQQLVPCSVAQQQPQQSQLPAGIKPTIQIKQESGVKIITQQVQPSKILPKPVTATLPSSSNSPIMVVSSNGTIMTTKLVTTPTGTQATYTRPTVSPSLGARMAGTPGAATYVKTTSGSIITVVPKSLATLGGKIISSNIVSGTTTKITTIPMTSKPNVIVVQKTTGKGTTIQGLPGKNVVTTLLNAGGEKTIQAVPAGAKPAIITATRPITKMIVTQPKGIGSTVQPATKIIPTKIVYGQQGKTQVLIKPKPVTFQATVVSEQTRQLVTETLQQASRVAETGNSSLPEVKEEPQTYTDSSSSSTESSQSSQDSQPVVHVIASRSQDWSEHEIPVDTNPTIIYQDVSSESQSATSTIKALLELQQTTVKEKLESKPRQPTIDLSQMAVPIQMTQEKRHSPESPSIAVVESELVTEYITTDSGRQHCIGSHSEEYLHNHIVSHRSQPHQSSQPQRTLLQHVAQSQTATQTSVVVKSIPASSTGAITHIMQQALSSHTAFTKHSEQLGTEEGEVEEMDTLDPQTGLFYRSALTQSQAQKQQKLSQPQLEQTQLQVKTLQCFQTKQKQTIHLQADQIQHKLPQMPQLSIRHQKLTPLQQEQAQTKPDAQHPPHHMMAKERQLPTLVAQPQQTVVQVLAVKTTQQLPKLQQAPTAQKIYVQPQPPQSQMQLPASSEKQPASQASTETSVADILRVSMVEAHIDANIEHTIVDSPNKATSTNKPASEAESSPCTQGLRVAAVGMMAPSIPQQQTHTESSSSPPAVGPTLTERKLDAQGIPTTNQFIHIQHISQKKAEESSSEIVVQTIPHYPIPCHSSSNVVVEPSGLLELNNFTSQRLDDEETAMEQDVDSSTEDGTEPSPSQSSVEQS comes from the exons ATGCCTGTGGTGTGGCCTACTCTTCTGGACCTCAGCAGGGATGAGTGCAAGAGGATCCTTCGCAAACTGG AACTGGAGGCCTATGCAGGTGTCATCAGTGCCTTACGTGCACAGGGAGACCTtacaaaagagaagaaggatCTTCTTGGAGAACTCTCTAAAGTGCTTAG TATTTCAACAGAGCGACATCGTGCTGAAGTTCGGAGAGCAGTAAATGATGAACGACTAACAACGATTGCACACAA TATGTCTGGGCCCAACAGCTCTTCCGAGTGGTCCATAGAAGGGCGTCGACTGGTGCCGCTGATGCCACGGCTTGTTCCACAAACAGCTTTCACTGTGACCGCGAATGCTGTTGCCAATGCAGCCATTCAGCACAACGCCTCTCTTCCAGTTCCTGCAGAAACTGGAAACAAAGAAG tGGTGGTTTGCTATTCCTACACAAGTACCACTTCAACCCCAACATCTACCCCTGTTCCAAGTGGCAGTGTAGCAACAGTGAAGTCCCCCAGACCTGCCAGTCCGGCCTCCAATGTAGTCGTCTTGCCAAGTGGAAGTACTGTTTACGTCAAAA GTGTCAGCTGCTCAGATGACGATGAAAAGCCCCGCAAAAGACGGCGAACAAATTCTTCTAGTTCTTCCCCTGTTCTCCTGAAAGAAGTCCCGAAGGCAGTGACTCCTGTCACTAAAACTATCACAGTGCCTGTAAGTGGGAGCCCCAAAATGAGTAATATAATGCAGAGCATTGCCAACTCCTTACCACCACACATGTCGCCTGTGAAAATAACCTTCACTAAGCCCTCAACACAGACAACAAACACCACAACACAGAAG gtcaTAATAGTAACCACCTCTCCAAGCTCAACTTTTGTACCCAACATCCTTTCCAAGTCCCACAACTATGCAGCAGTTACAAAACTTGTCCCAACATCAGTCATTGCCTCAACTACTCAAAAGCAGCCTGTGGTTATCACTGCTTCCCAGTcctctgtgggcagcagcagcagctgctccactCCCTCCTGCGCTGCAAATACCATTGCTGTGACTGCTGTAGTGTCATCCACACCGTCAGTGGTTATGTCAACAGTAGCACAAG GTGTATCTACATCAGCAGTTAAAGTTGCCTCTACCAGACTACCTTCCCCAAAAGGTTTGGTTGGGAATCCAACTCAGATCTTAGCACAGTTTCCCAAACAGCATCAGCAATCtcccaagcagcagctgcaccaAGTCCAACAGgcccaacagcagcagcagcagccgcagcagcagcagctggtgccGTGTTCTgtagcccagcagcagccacagcagtcTCAGCTGCCAGCTGGCATCAAGCCCACCATTCAGATCAAACAGGAATCAG GTGTTAAAATAATCACTCAACAGGTGCAGCCCAGTAAAATCCTTCCCAAACCAGTTACAGCGACCTTGCCCAGCAGTAGCAATTCACCCATTATGGTGGTTAGCAGTAATGGGACTATCATGACAACTAAACTGGTCACTACTCCCACTG GAACTCAAGCAACTTATACACGGCCAACGGTGAGCCCCTCTCTGGGAGCTCGGATGGCTGGAACTCCAGGGGCTGCTACTTATGTGAAAACTACAAGTGGTAGCATCATTACCGTAGTACCAAAATCACTGGCTACTCTAGGAGGAAAGATCATCAGCAGTAATATTGTTTCTG GAACTACAACCAAAATCACTACAATTCCAATGACATCTAAACCCAATGTGATTGTTGTGCAAAAAACTACTGGAAAAGGAACTACAATTCAAGGGCTTCCAGGCAAAAATGTTGTCACAACACTGTTGAATGCTGGG GGGGAGAAAACTAttcaggcagtgccagcaggagcaaAACCTGCTATCATCACTGCCACAAGACCCATCACAAAAATGATTGTTACACAGCCAAAAGGAATAGGGTCCACGGTCCAGCCAGCCACCAAAATCATCCCAACTAAAATTGTTTATGGTCAACAAGGGAAAACACAG GTCCTCATAAAACCAAAGCCAGTGACATTTCAAGCAACAGTTGTGAGTGAACAAACCAGACAGCTGGTGACTGAAACATTACAGCAGGCTTCAAGGGTAGCAGAGACAGGAAACTCATCTCTCCCAGAAGTGAAAGAAGAACCACAAACCTACACTGACAGTAGTTCTTCTTCTACAGAGtcttcccagagctctcaag ATTCTCAGCCTGTAGTCCATGTGATTGCTTCAAGAAGTCAAGATTGGTCAGAACATGAAATTCCTGTGGACACAAACCCTACAATAATTTACCAGGACGTATCCAGTGAATCTCAGTCAGCCACTTCCACAATAAAAGCTTTGCTGGAACTTCAGCAGACAACAG TGAAGGAAAAGTTGGAGTCAAAGCCAAGGCAGCCTACCATTGACTTGAGCCAAATGGCTGTTCCAATCCAGATGACTCAAGAAAAGAGGCATTCTCCAGAAAGTCCTTCAATTGCTGTTGTAGAGTCAGAACTAGTGACTGAATATATCACAACTG ACTCAGGAAGACAACACTGTATTGGTTCACATTCGGAAGAATATCTACACAACCATATAG TCAGTCATCGGTCCCAGCCCCACCAGTCATCTCAGCCCCAGAGGACTCTGCTGCAGCACGTGGCTCAGTCACAGACAGCAACGCAGACTTCTGTTGTGGTGAAATCTATTCCTGCATCCTCCACTGGCGCCATTACCCATATCATGCAGCAG GCCTTAAGCAGTCACACTGCATTTACCAAACACAGTGAACAACTTGGAACTGAGGAAGGAGAAGTGGAAGAGATGGACACCTTAGATCCTCAGACTGGCCTGTTTTACAGATCTGCCCTGACACAATCGCAggcacaaaagcagcaaaaactGAGTCAGCCACAGCTGGAACAGACTCAACTGCAAGTGAAAACTCTGCAGTGTTTCCAGACTAAGCAGAAGCAGACAATCCACCTGCAGGCTGATCAAATCCAGCACAAACTCCCACAAATGCCCCAACTTTCCATAAGGCATCAAAAGCTAACCCCCCTGCAGCAAGAGCAAGCACAGACCAAACCAGATGCACAGCACCCCCCACATCATATGATGGCCAAAGAAAGGCAACTCCCTACCTTagtggcacagccacagcaaactGTAGTACAGGTGCTTGCAGTAAAAACCACGCAGCAGCTGCCCAAACTGCAACAGGCACCAACGGCACAAAAAATCTACGTGCAACCCCAGCCCCCCCAGAGTCAAATGCAGCTACCTGCCTCTTCAGAGAAACAGCCAGCAAGCCAG GCATCTACGGAGACATCAGTAGCAGATATATTGAGAGTGTCTATGGTGGAAGCTCACATTGATGCAAACATAGAACATACCATAGTGGATTCCCCAAACAAGGCCACGTCCACTAATAAACCTGCTAGTGAAGCAGAGTCGTCACCTTGTACCCAGGGCCTGAGGGTGGCTGCAGTAGGGATGATGGCACCTTCCATCCCCCAGCAACAGACACATACAGAATCCAGCTCAAGTCCTCCTGCTGTTGGTCCTACTTTAACAGAGAGGAAACTCGATGCACAAGGAATACCTACAACAAACCAGTTTATACACATTCAGCATATATCACAAAAGAAAGCTGAAGAGAGCTCATCAGAAATTGTTGTCCAG